The Streptomyces griseorubiginosus genome has a window encoding:
- a CDS encoding IS5 family transposase produces MSSKPRIVDDQLWSLVEPLLPKWPERSPGPRPVDDRRCLRGVLFVLYTGITWQQLPMELGFGSGQTCWRRLGRWREAGVFEALHQRLLAELNAAGQIDWSLRLRGRLPREGEKGGDATGPSPVDRGRTGSKHHVICDGKGTPFTVITTAANVNDVTQALALVDGIPPVAGRPGRPRSRPDTLLGHKAYDSNPLRRELRNRRIQPVISRKGSTNIQGLGTLRYVVEQTFALLHQFKRLAVRWERRPDLHEALASLACALICWRRLRHR; encoded by the coding sequence CCACTGCTGCCGAAGTGGCCGGAGCGGTCGCCGGGGCCGCGCCCGGTGGACGACCGCCGGTGCCTGCGGGGCGTCTTGTTCGTCCTGTACACCGGCATCACGTGGCAGCAGCTACCGATGGAGTTGGGCTTTGGCTCGGGCCAGACCTGCTGGCGGCGCCTGGGGCGGTGGCGCGAGGCCGGCGTCTTCGAGGCCCTGCATCAGAGACTTCTGGCCGAACTGAACGCGGCCGGACAGATCGACTGGTCGCTGCGCTTGCGTGGACGCCTCCCACGTGAAGGCGAAAAAGGGGGCGATGCGACCGGCCCGTCACCGGTCGATCGAGGTAGGACCGGCAGCAAACACCACGTAATCTGCGACGGCAAAGGCACCCCTTTCACGGTCATTACCACCGCGGCCAACGTCAACGACGTCACCCAGGCCCTCGCCCTGGTCGACGGCATCCCGCCCGTCGCCGGCCGCCCAGGACGCCCCCGCAGCCGGCCCGACACGCTCCTCGGCCACAAGGCCTACGACAGCAACCCCCTTCGCCGAGAACTACGCAACCGCCGGATCCAGCCGGTGATCTCCCGCAAGGGCAGCACGAACATCCAGGGCCTGGGCACACTCCGCTACGTCGTCGAGCAGACCTTCGCCCTACTGCACCAGTTCAAGCGCCTCGCAGTCCGCTGGGAACGACGCCCCGACCTCCACGAAGCCCTGGCCTCCCTGGCCTGCGCACTCATCTGTTGGCGGCGGCTGAGGCATCGATAA
- a CDS encoding MerR family transcriptional regulator has translation MRIKQLSERTGVSSRLLRYYEEQGLLRPRREENGYRDYEESQVARVEQIRSLLDAGLTTEIIRAVLPCLAEAANCQYPAPDFVSRVRQERSRMAERLACLAKNVQAIDDYLDRLPKSS, from the coding sequence ATGAGGATCAAGCAGCTGTCCGAGCGGACAGGCGTATCGTCCCGGCTGCTGCGCTACTACGAGGAGCAGGGCCTCCTACGGCCGAGGCGCGAGGAGAACGGGTATCGGGACTACGAGGAATCCCAAGTTGCGAGGGTCGAGCAAATTCGCAGCTTGCTGGATGCGGGCCTGACGACTGAGATCATCAGGGCTGTGCTGCCCTGCTTGGCCGAGGCAGCGAACTGTCAGTACCCTGCCCCCGACTTCGTGAGTCGAGTCCGGCAAGAGCGCAGCCGCATGGCCGAGCGCCTCGCTTGCCTGGCGAAGAACGTCCAGGCCATCGATGACTATCTGGACCGTCTCCCCAAGAGCTCGTAA
- a CDS encoding NADH:flavin oxidoreductase — protein sequence MAVAELFEPLTLGHGPAMRNRFMLAPLTNQQSEYDGSVSKFDQDWMEQLAQSGYALIQTGAATVEASGIAYERQLGIHSDEHLHGLTQIATVIRAGGGLSAVQLHHAGHRASPELGGVPAPASSRTLPGVKALTTDEVERIRDSFIAAARRAELAGFDGVALHGAFGWILSEFMSPLLNDRTDKYGGNTENRARLTIEVIEGIRRECGPDFQIGWRLSVERYGLFLEELREITAEILDRELIDYLDLALWDSAQIVREGAFSGQTMLSVFTSLPRKGVRVGAAGKIMSAQRAGQLLDEGCDFVLIGRAGILQRDFPLQVKKNPVYDSPELPVRAQYLRDGGMSERFINHMRGWPSFVQRFSV from the coding sequence ATGGCCGTTGCAGAATTGTTCGAACCGCTCACTCTCGGTCACGGTCCGGCGATGAGGAACCGATTCATGCTGGCACCGCTCACGAACCAACAGAGTGAGTATGACGGATCCGTGTCGAAATTCGATCAAGACTGGATGGAGCAGCTCGCACAAAGCGGCTACGCCCTGATACAAACCGGTGCCGCTACAGTCGAGGCCAGCGGCATTGCATATGAGCGGCAGTTGGGCATCCACTCTGATGAACATTTGCACGGGCTGACGCAGATAGCCACCGTGATCCGCGCCGGAGGCGGCCTCTCCGCGGTGCAACTGCATCACGCAGGGCATCGCGCCAGTCCAGAATTGGGGGGAGTGCCGGCACCGGCTTCCAGCCGCACACTTCCGGGCGTCAAAGCGCTGACAACGGACGAGGTAGAGCGAATCCGCGACAGCTTCATTGCAGCAGCGAGAAGGGCAGAGCTGGCAGGCTTCGACGGCGTCGCGCTCCACGGTGCTTTCGGCTGGATCCTCTCAGAGTTCATGTCCCCCCTCCTCAACGACCGCACCGACAAGTACGGTGGCAATACCGAGAACCGGGCTCGCCTCACGATCGAGGTGATCGAAGGGATTCGCAGGGAATGCGGCCCGGACTTTCAGATCGGTTGGCGCTTGTCAGTCGAGCGATACGGGCTGTTCCTGGAGGAGCTGCGCGAAATAACCGCTGAGATTCTCGACCGAGAACTGATCGACTACCTTGACCTGGCCCTGTGGGACTCAGCCCAGATCGTGCGAGAGGGAGCCTTCAGCGGGCAGACGATGCTCAGTGTCTTCACGAGCCTTCCCCGGAAGGGTGTACGGGTGGGAGCAGCGGGCAAGATCATGAGCGCCCAGCGTGCAGGGCAGCTACTTGATGAAGGTTGCGACTTTGTGCTGATCGGTCGTGCCGGAATTCTCCAGCGAGACTTTCCCCTGCAAGTAAAGAAGAACCCGGTGTATGACAGCCCAGAGCTGCCGGTCAGGGCGCAGTACCTGCGTGACGGAGGAATGAGCGAGCGCTTTATCAACCACATGCGGGGATGGCCGAGCTTCGTTCAGCGCTTCAGCGTGTGA
- a CDS encoding ATP-binding protein, whose protein sequence is MAWTRIRHSGLVLQIQPHDLAALWAARRAVAQHASHCGLAPISGDAALLATELITNALQHSRGPAFLAVIPLKCGVRVEVHDALPSMPACQNKDADATSGRGLILVDALAQSWGIEKNRTGKRVWCEIYA, encoded by the coding sequence ATGGCCTGGACCCGCATTCGCCACTCCGGCCTGGTCCTCCAGATCCAACCGCACGACCTCGCTGCCCTGTGGGCTGCGCGCAGGGCAGTTGCTCAGCACGCGTCGCATTGCGGCCTGGCTCCGATTAGCGGCGATGCGGCGCTGCTCGCAACTGAGCTGATCACCAATGCACTTCAGCACTCAAGGGGGCCTGCATTTCTGGCGGTGATACCGCTGAAATGTGGGGTGAGGGTGGAAGTTCATGACGCACTCCCGTCGATGCCTGCCTGCCAGAACAAAGATGCAGACGCCACCTCCGGACGCGGTCTGATACTGGTCGACGCCCTCGCGCAGTCATGGGGCATCGAGAAGAACAGAACCGGTAAACGAGTCTGGTGTGAAATCTACGCATAG
- a CDS encoding alpha/beta fold hydrolase, whose translation MALDLPGHGLPSGTAVPFSSYPAAIGAAWDHCGIERPVVVGLSMGAPVGLAFPARRPRRVQSLTIVNTFLALVPRTAAPDSPSTTSCSARARAPVGGVAARLWG comes from the coding sequence ATCGCCCTTGACTTGCCCGGACATGGACTGCCCAGTGGAACCGCCGTGCCGTTCAGCTCCTATCCTGCAGCCATAGGCGCCGCTTGGGACCATTGCGGCATCGAGCGCCCAGTAGTCGTGGGGCTGTCCATGGGAGCACCTGTGGGCCTGGCATTCCCAGCGCGTCGGCCCCGGCGTGTCCAGTCGCTGACGATCGTCAACACCTTCCTCGCCCTCGTTCCACGGACCGCAGCGCCAGACTCGCCCTCTACGACCTCCTGCTCCGCCCGGGCGAGGGCGCCGGTGGGCGGAGTTGCTGCTCGATTGTGGGGGTGA
- a CDS encoding CGNR zinc finger domain-containing protein, whose amino-acid sequence MNTHPAPTTDADPRPLLGEPLPLDLLNTRWIDDSGAHDLLERPGGLAIWLSSAGLADIAPDTQETLGALLATRTALSSIVASDGPDLERSREMLNDTLGHGRIRRLLGTAGPETLVETDTPGWVAAWRTADLYLHLLEEGPDRIRKCANPECPLRFYDTSRNGGRRWCSMTSCGNRAKTRRHYERHQSTFRRGRATAAGDPSEGA is encoded by the coding sequence ATGAACACTCATCCAGCCCCCACCACTGACGCGGATCCCCGCCCTCTCCTCGGAGAACCTCTGCCGCTGGACCTGCTGAACACGCGCTGGATCGACGACAGCGGCGCCCACGACCTGCTGGAACGCCCTGGTGGTCTTGCGATCTGGCTCTCGTCCGCCGGCCTTGCCGACATCGCGCCGGACACGCAGGAAACCCTCGGCGCCCTCCTGGCCACGCGGACCGCACTGAGCTCGATCGTGGCAAGTGACGGACCCGACCTGGAGCGGTCTCGGGAGATGCTCAACGACACACTCGGTCACGGCCGCATTCGGCGGCTTCTGGGGACGGCCGGCCCGGAAACGCTCGTGGAGACCGACACTCCCGGCTGGGTCGCGGCGTGGCGCACGGCCGACCTCTACCTGCACCTGCTCGAGGAGGGACCCGACCGCATCCGCAAGTGTGCCAACCCTGAGTGCCCCCTGCGCTTCTATGACACGTCCAGGAACGGAGGCCGCCGGTGGTGCTCCATGACGTCCTGCGGCAACCGTGCCAAGACCCGCCGGCATTACGAACGCCACCAGAGTACCTTCAGGCGGGGCAGGGCCACTGCGGCCGGCGACCCATCCGAAGGCGCATGA
- a CDS encoding acyl-CoA thioesterase, with translation MVDATASSLVFDSVDYGVLIPLDVYFDDLDPYGMLHNGRYTVMAERAFNTYAFSLGFGGSEVAVPTYYAVKAVAIVFDLPLIGNGEIAVHLWTERIGRTSATTGFRVCSRDGSSTYAHGTRTIVNVSGETMRPTEWSEEHRAGFDRIQGPEA, from the coding sequence ATGGTTGACGCGACTGCATCATCTCTCGTATTCGATTCGGTCGACTACGGCGTCTTGATCCCACTGGATGTTTACTTCGACGACCTTGACCCATACGGGATGCTGCACAACGGTCGTTACACCGTGATGGCCGAACGTGCTTTTAACACGTACGCGTTTAGCCTGGGCTTCGGCGGATCCGAAGTGGCCGTGCCGACCTATTATGCCGTAAAGGCGGTCGCCATCGTGTTCGACCTCCCTTTGATTGGCAACGGGGAAATCGCCGTCCACCTCTGGACCGAGCGGATAGGCCGCACATCGGCAACGACCGGCTTCCGCGTGTGTAGTCGTGATGGCAGCAGCACGTACGCACACGGGACGCGGACCATCGTGAATGTAAGCGGCGAGACGATGCGCCCCACCGAGTGGTCTGAGGAGCATCGAGCGGGGTTCGATCGAATCCAGGGCCCTGAAGCCTGA
- a CDS encoding transposase, giving the protein MALDDELDETDALIERRFRDHPYVEIILSTPGLGPVLGAEFIAHTGGGMNVFGSPDRLAGVAGLAPVPQDSGRISGNMRRPCRYCRRLMRVFYMPAQVAARCCPTSKAFYDRKRALARRRLNVLWALLRDNRPLESSPPFPVATLG; this is encoded by the coding sequence ATGGCCCTCGACGATGAGCTCGACGAGACCGACGCCCTGATCGAGCGCCGATTCCGCGACCACCCCTACGTCGAAATCATCCTGAGCACGCCCGGCCTCGGCCCTGTCCTGGGCGCCGAGTTCATCGCCCACACCGGCGGAGGCATGAACGTATTCGGCAGCCCCGACCGCCTCGCCGGTGTCGCCGGCCTGGCACCCGTCCCCCAAGACTCCGGACGGATCAGCGGCAACATGCGCCGACCCTGCCGCTACTGCCGCCGCCTGATGCGGGTCTTCTACATGCCCGCCCAGGTCGCCGCCCGATGCTGCCCCACCTCGAAGGCGTTCTACGACCGAAAACGAGCTCTCGCACGCCGCCGCCTGAACGTCCTGTGGGCACTACTGCGCGACAATCGGCCCCTCGAAAGCAGCCCACCATTCCCCGTTGCCACCCTTGGCTGA